From Chryseobacterium joostei, the proteins below share one genomic window:
- the rplF gene encoding 50S ribosomal protein L6, whose protein sequence is MSRIGKAIITIPAGVTVTENNGVVTVKGAKGELSQELTAGITLEQKDGELNVNRPSDSKQHKALHGLYRALIANMIVGVSEGFEKKLELVGVGYRASHTGQKLELALGFSHGIVLELPNEVKIDTLTEKGKNPIITLASHDKQLLGMVTAKIRSFRKPEPYKGKGVRFVGEIVRRKAGKSA, encoded by the coding sequence ATGTCAAGAATTGGTAAAGCAATTATAACAATTCCAGCTGGAGTTACAGTCACTGAAAATAACGGTGTAGTAACTGTAAAAGGAGCTAAAGGAGAACTTTCTCAGGAGCTTACAGCAGGAATTACTTTAGAACAGAAAGATGGTGAACTTAATGTAAACAGACCATCTGATTCTAAACAACACAAAGCGCTTCACGGTTTATACAGAGCGTTGATCGCCAACATGATCGTAGGTGTATCAGAAGGTTTCGAAAAGAAACTAGAACTAGTAGGGGTAGGATACAGAGCTTCTCACACAGGTCAAAAACTTGAGTTAGCGTTAGGATTCTCTCACGGTATTGTATTAGAACTTCCAAATGAAGTAAAAATTGATACATTGACTGAAAAAGGTAAAAACCCAATTATTACTTTAGCGTCTCACGACAAGCAACTTCTAGGAATGGTTACTGCAAAGATCCGTTCTTTCAGAAAGCCTGAGCCATACAAAGGAAAAGGTGTAAGATTCGTAGGAGAAATTGTTAGACGTAAAGCTGGTAAATCTGCTTAA
- the rplR gene encoding 50S ribosomal protein L18, whose amino-acid sequence MALSKLEKRIRIKRRVRGKISGSSELPRLSVYKSNKEIYAQLIDDKNGKTLASASSREKGVDAKGTKTEVSAAVGKAIAAKAIAAGIESIVFDRNGFVYHGRVKALADGAREGGLKF is encoded by the coding sequence ATGGCATTAAGTAAATTAGAAAAAAGAATAAGAATCAAAAGAAGAGTAAGAGGGAAAATCTCTGGATCTTCTGAATTGCCAAGATTATCTGTATACAAAAGTAATAAGGAAATTTACGCTCAGTTAATCGACGATAAAAATGGTAAAACTTTAGCATCAGCTTCTTCTAGAGAGAAAGGTGTAGACGCTAAAGGTACTAAGACTGAAGTTTCCGCTGCTGTTGGTAAGGCTATTGCTGCCAAAGCTATCGCTGCAGGAATCGAAAGTATTGTATTTGACAGAAACGGTTTCGTTTACCACGGTAGAGTGAAAGCTTTAGCTGATGGTGCGAGAGAAGGTGGACTTAAATTCTAA
- the rpsE gene encoding 30S ribosomal protein S5: MLGLDNIERVKPGGLELKDRLVAVNRVTKVTKGGRAFGFSAIVVVGNEEGVIGFGLGKSKEVASAIAKAVEDAKKNLVKVPVMNHTIPHQTTARYGGADIFLRPASHGTGLIAGGAVRAVLESAGIHDILSKSKGSSNPHNVVKATFKALLDIRRPEEIARMRGVSLSKVFNG, from the coding sequence ATGTTAGGACTAGATAATATAGAAAGAGTAAAACCGGGAGGATTAGAATTAAAAGATCGTCTCGTAGCTGTTAACAGAGTAACAAAAGTAACTAAAGGGGGTAGAGCTTTCGGATTTTCTGCTATTGTTGTAGTAGGTAACGAAGAAGGTGTTATCGGTTTCGGTTTAGGAAAATCTAAAGAGGTTGCTTCTGCAATTGCTAAAGCAGTTGAAGACGCTAAGAAAAACCTTGTGAAAGTTCCTGTAATGAACCACACTATTCCTCACCAAACTACTGCTAGATACGGTGGTGCAGATATCTTCTTAAGACCTGCTTCTCACGGTACAGGACTTATCGCCGGTGGTGCGGTAAGAGCGGTATTGGAATCAGCTGGTATTCACGATATCCTTTCAAAATCTAAAGGATCTTCTAACCCTCACAACGTGGTGAAAGCTACTTTCAAAGCGTTATTGGATATCAGAAGACCTGAAGAGATCGCTAGAATGAGAGGAGTTTCTCTAAGTAAAGTGTTTAACGGTTAA
- the rpmD gene encoding 50S ribosomal protein L30, which produces MATIKVKQVRSAIGRTKTQKRTLEALGLKKLHQVVEHEATPSILGMIAAVGHLLEVQK; this is translated from the coding sequence ATGGCAACAATTAAAGTAAAACAAGTAAGAAGCGCTATTGGTAGAACAAAAACCCAAAAGAGAACGCTTGAAGCATTAGGATTAAAAAAACTTCACCAAGTTGTAGAACATGAAGCGACTCCTTCTATCTTAGGAATGATCGCTGCAGTAGGACACTTACTTGAAGTTCAAAAATAA
- the rplO gene encoding 50S ribosomal protein L15 — translation MNLNNIQPAAGSTFNSKRIGRGQGSGKGGTSTKGHKGQKARAGYSQKIGFEGGQMPLQRRLPKFGFKNVNRKEFRGVNLDTIQTLIENKSITGDITKEVLVANGIVSKNELVKIMGRGELKSAVSISADKFTKSAEELIAKAGGKAITL, via the coding sequence ATGAATTTAAATAACATACAACCTGCTGCAGGATCTACTTTCAACTCAAAGAGAATTGGTAGAGGTCAAGGTAGCGGAAAAGGAGGTACTTCAACAAAAGGACACAAAGGTCAGAAAGCTAGAGCTGGTTATTCTCAGAAAATCGGTTTCGAAGGTGGACAGATGCCTTTACAAAGAAGATTACCTAAATTCGGATTCAAAAACGTAAACAGAAAAGAGTTTAGAGGAGTTAACCTTGACACTATTCAAACTTTAATCGAGAACAAATCCATCACTGGAGATATCACGAAAGAAGTTTTAGTAGCAAACGGGATAGTTTCTAAAAACGAATTAGTGAAAATTATGGGTAGAGGAGAATTGAAATCTGCGGTTTCAATCTCTGCTGACAAGTTCACTAAATCTGCTGAAGAGCTTATTGCTAAGGCAGGTGGAAAAGCAATTACCTTATAA
- the secY gene encoding preprotein translocase subunit SecY — protein MKEFIQTLKNIWSLKELRDKILFTLGIILVYRFASYISLPAINLAEVGDLLEHYKNQGGNKQGAGLLGLLSSFTGGAFSHASVMALGIMPYISASIIVQLMGMAIPYLQKLQKDGESGRNTLNQITRWLTIGVCLVQAPSYLTSITQLFLPYAQFQSAYFVEPNSIMFWLPSIVILVGGSVFAMWLGEKITDKGIGNGISILIMVGILSRLPEAFVQEMAVQNGKGGMGSIMILIEVLFWMLVVLLAVILSVAVRKIPIQYVSRAQARGGVNKNLMQGARQWIPLKVNAAGVMPIIFAQALMFVPGLLTKFDESNTFLAGFKNVFSWQYNVLFALLIIIFSFFYTAITIPVNQMADDLKRNGGLVPKVRPGKETADYLDDILSKITLPGAIFLSIFAVLPAIVHGSFVQTDAFALFFGGTSLLIMVGVILDTVQQINTYLLNHHYDGLMQSKLSRTTGY, from the coding sequence ATGAAAGAATTTATACAAACACTTAAAAATATATGGAGCCTAAAGGAGTTAAGAGATAAAATTCTCTTTACGTTAGGTATTATCCTTGTGTATAGATTCGCATCTTATATCTCACTTCCCGCAATTAATCTTGCAGAGGTGGGAGATCTCTTAGAGCATTATAAAAATCAAGGCGGTAACAAGCAAGGAGCAGGTCTCCTTGGCTTGCTTTCGTCGTTTACGGGGGGGGCTTTCAGCCACGCTTCCGTAATGGCGTTGGGTATCATGCCTTATATTTCTGCTTCTATTATTGTTCAGTTGATGGGGATGGCTATTCCTTATCTTCAGAAGCTTCAGAAAGATGGAGAGTCAGGTAGAAATACATTGAACCAAATTACAAGATGGTTAACGATTGGAGTTTGTCTGGTACAGGCACCTTCTTACTTAACTTCTATTACTCAATTATTCTTACCATATGCTCAGTTCCAATCTGCATATTTTGTAGAACCAAATTCAATTATGTTCTGGTTACCAAGTATTGTTATCTTGGTAGGAGGTTCAGTATTTGCAATGTGGTTAGGTGAAAAGATTACCGATAAGGGAATCGGAAATGGTATCTCTATACTTATTATGGTGGGGATCCTTTCAAGATTACCTGAGGCATTCGTACAGGAGATGGCCGTGCAGAACGGAAAAGGAGGAATGGGATCTATCATGATCCTTATTGAAGTATTATTCTGGATGTTAGTTGTTCTTTTAGCCGTGATTTTATCAGTGGCTGTTAGAAAAATTCCAATTCAGTATGTAAGCAGAGCTCAAGCAAGAGGAGGTGTAAACAAAAATCTTATGCAGGGAGCAAGACAATGGATTCCATTGAAAGTAAATGCTGCTGGTGTAATGCCGATTATCTTTGCTCAGGCATTGATGTTCGTACCAGGATTATTAACAAAATTCGATGAGTCTAATACCTTTCTTGCAGGTTTCAAAAATGTTTTTAGCTGGCAATACAATGTATTGTTTGCGCTATTAATTATTATCTTCTCATTTTTCTATACTGCAATTACAATTCCGGTAAACCAAATGGCTGATGACTTGAAGAGAAATGGAGGTTTAGTACCAAAAGTAAGACCCGGAAAAGAGACCGCTGATTATTTAGATGATATTTTATCAAAAATTACCTTGCCAGGTGCAATTTTTTTATCTATCTTTGCAGTCCTTCCTGCAATTGTGCATGGAAGCTTTGTTCAGACAGATGCGTTTGCCTTATTTTTCGGGGGAACGTCGCTATTAATCATGGTGGGTGTAATTTTAGATACAGTTCAACAGATTAATACATATCTGCTGAACCATCATTATGATGGCTTAATGCAGTCTAAATTATCAAGAACGACTGGATATTAA
- the infA gene encoding translation initiation factor IF-1 has protein sequence MAKQKHIEQDGVITEALSNAQFRVELENGHILIAHISGKMRMHYIKLLPGDKVKLEMSPYDLTKGRITFRY, from the coding sequence ATGGCGAAACAAAAACATATCGAACAAGACGGCGTTATTACGGAAGCACTTTCGAACGCCCAGTTCCGTGTAGAGCTGGAGAATGGGCATATACTTATCGCTCATATTTCCGGTAAAATGAGAATGCATTATATTAAACTTTTACCTGGTGATAAGGTAAAATTAGAAATGTCTCCCTATGATTTAACAAAAGGGAGAATCACATTTAGATACTAA
- the rpmJ gene encoding 50S ribosomal protein L36, whose product MKVRASIKKRSADCKIVRRKGVLFVINKKNPKFKQRQG is encoded by the coding sequence ATGAAAGTAAGAGCATCAATTAAAAAAAGAAGCGCTGATTGCAAAATTGTACGCAGAAAAGGTGTACTGTTCGTAATCAACAAGAAGAACCCAAAATTTAAACAAAGACAAGGTTAA
- the rpsM gene encoding 30S ribosomal protein S13, with the protein MARIAGIDLPKNKRGVIGLTYIYGVGRNTSSEILKAAGISEDKKVNEWNDDELAAIRTYISENVKVEGELRSEVQLNIKRLMDIGCQRGIRHRLGLPLRGQRTKNNSRTRKGKRKTVANKKKASK; encoded by the coding sequence ATGGCGAGAATTGCAGGTATTGATTTACCAAAAAACAAAAGAGGTGTTATCGGTTTAACTTACATCTATGGAGTAGGAAGAAATACTTCTTCTGAAATCCTTAAAGCTGCCGGTATCAGCGAAGACAAGAAAGTCAACGAATGGAATGACGATGAATTGGCTGCAATCAGAACATATATCTCTGAAAACGTAAAAGTAGAAGGAGAATTAAGATCTGAAGTGCAATTGAACATCAAGAGATTGATGGACATAGGATGCCAACGAGGAATACGTCACAGACTAGGATTACCTTTAAGAGGCCAGAGAACGAAAAACAACTCTAGAACCCGAAAAGGAAAGAGAAAAACTGTTGCTAACAAGAAAAAAGCTAGTAAATAA
- the rpsK gene encoding 30S ribosomal protein S11 has product MAKQTKVVKKRKVKVEAIGEAHIQASFNNIIISLTNKNGEVISWASAGKMGFRGSKKNTPFAAQMAAENCSAVAHEAGLRRVKVFVKGPGAGRESAIRSIHNSGIEVSEIVDVTPMPHNGCRPPKRRRV; this is encoded by the coding sequence ATGGCAAAACAAACTAAAGTAGTTAAAAAAAGAAAAGTAAAAGTTGAAGCTATTGGTGAAGCACATATTCAAGCTTCTTTCAATAACATCATCATTTCTTTAACAAATAAAAACGGAGAGGTTATCTCTTGGGCTTCTGCCGGTAAAATGGGTTTCAGAGGTTCTAAAAAGAATACTCCATTTGCTGCTCAAATGGCAGCTGAAAATTGCTCTGCTGTAGCTCACGAAGCTGGTTTAAGAAGAGTAAAGGTGTTTGTAAAAGGTCCAGGTGCAGGTAGAGAATCTGCTATCAGATCTATTCACAATTCAGGTATTGAAGTAAGTGAAATCGTTGATGTGACTCCTATGCCGCACAATGGATGTAGACCACCAAAAAGAAGAAGAGTTTAA
- the rpsD gene encoding 30S ribosomal protein S4 encodes MARYIGPKTKIARKFGAAIYGDDKNFEKRKNQPPGQHGPNKRRGAKKSEYAVQLAEKQKAKYTYGILERQFANLFEKAHRSKGVTGEVLLQLCESRLDNVVYRLGFAKTRSGARQLVSHRHITVNGEILNIPSYLVKAGDVITVREKSKSLEVVTNALASKSNYEWLQFNDEKKEGTFISAPERIQIPEDIKENLIVELYSK; translated from the coding sequence ATGGCAAGATATATTGGACCTAAAACTAAGATTGCTAGAAAGTTTGGTGCTGCAATCTACGGAGATGATAAAAACTTCGAAAAGAGAAAAAACCAACCGCCAGGACAACACGGTCCTAACAAGAGAAGAGGTGCTAAAAAATCAGAATATGCAGTTCAGTTAGCTGAAAAACAAAAAGCTAAATATACTTACGGTATTTTAGAAAGACAGTTTGCTAATTTATTTGAAAAAGCACACAGAAGTAAAGGTGTAACAGGGGAAGTTCTATTACAACTTTGTGAATCAAGATTGGATAACGTTGTATATAGATTAGGTTTTGCTAAAACTAGATCTGGTGCAAGACAATTGGTTTCTCACAGACACATCACTGTGAACGGAGAAATCCTTAACATCCCTTCTTATTTGGTAAAAGCTGGTGATGTAATCACTGTAAGAGAAAAGTCTAAGTCTCTTGAGGTTGTTACCAACGCATTGGCTTCTAAGTCAAACTATGAGTGGTTACAATTCAACGATGAGAAGAAAGAAGGTACTTTCATTTCTGCTCCTGAAAGAATCCAAATTCCGGAGGACATTAAGGAGAACCTTATCGTCGAACTTTACTCTAAATAA
- a CDS encoding DNA-directed RNA polymerase subunit alpha, with amino-acid sequence MAILQFIKPDKVILLNSDEFKGQFEFRPLEPGFGLTIGNALRRVLLSSLEGYAISSIKIEGVEHEFSTIPGVIEDVTEIILNLKQVRLKASAEGQANEQVVAKVSGQTIITAGDLGKSINGFEVLNPDLVICNLNSDVTFEITFNIEKGRGYVPSEQNKSNNAPVGTIAIDSIFTPIKKVQYSIENYRVEQKTDYEKLVLDIETDGSISPQNALTEASKILIYHFMLFSDERITLETEAVKASIQYDEETLHTRQLLKSKLADMDLSVRALNCLKAAEVETLGELVSYSKSDLMKFRNFGKKSLTELEELVHSKGLNFGFDVAKYKLDADK; translated from the coding sequence ATGGCAATTTTACAATTCATAAAACCCGATAAAGTAATTTTACTTAACTCTGATGAATTTAAAGGTCAATTCGAATTCAGACCTTTAGAACCAGGTTTCGGGCTTACAATCGGTAATGCTTTGAGAAGAGTGTTGCTTTCTTCTCTGGAAGGATACGCTATTTCATCTATCAAAATAGAAGGTGTAGAGCACGAATTTTCAACTATTCCAGGAGTAATCGAAGACGTTACCGAAATTATTCTTAACCTTAAGCAGGTTAGATTAAAAGCTTCAGCAGAAGGCCAGGCTAACGAGCAGGTTGTTGCTAAAGTTTCAGGTCAAACGATTATTACTGCTGGTGATTTAGGAAAATCGATCAACGGATTTGAGGTCTTAAACCCGGATTTAGTGATTTGTAACCTAAATAGTGATGTAACTTTCGAAATTACTTTCAATATTGAAAAAGGTAGAGGGTATGTTCCTTCGGAACAAAATAAGTCAAACAATGCACCTGTAGGTACTATTGCTATTGACTCTATTTTTACACCGATCAAGAAAGTACAATACAGCATTGAAAATTATCGTGTAGAGCAAAAAACAGACTACGAAAAACTTGTATTAGATATAGAAACTGATGGGTCTATTAGCCCTCAGAATGCTTTAACAGAAGCTTCTAAGATATTAATTTATCACTTCATGTTATTCTCTGATGAGAGAATAACGCTTGAAACTGAAGCAGTAAAAGCATCTATCCAATACGATGAAGAGACACTTCACACAAGACAACTTCTTAAGTCTAAATTAGCAGATATGGATCTTTCAGTAAGAGCCCTTAACTGTCTAAAAGCGGCTGAAGTAGAAACTCTTGGAGAGCTTGTTTCTTACAGTAAGTCTGATTTGATGAAATTCAGAAATTTTGGTAAAAAATCTTTGACAGAACTAGAAGAATTAGTGCATTCAAAAGGTCTTAACTTCGGTTTCGACGTTGCAAAATATAAGTTAGACGCTGATAAATAA